A DNA window from Mesoplasma coleopterae contains the following coding sequences:
- a CDS encoding ABC transporter ATP-binding protein yields MNNINAVEMKNISMIFNKKIVANKNINLEVKKGEVHALMGENGAGKSTLMSILFGIYEPTEGNIFINGKEEIISSPVKATKLGIGMVHQHFKLVDIFPVWKNIILGSEETKYKQIINKKKIIEDLTKIMTEYNLEVDLNAKVKDISVGMKQRVEILKILYRKAEIMVFDEPTAVLTPIEIDGLLKVIKELKEMGKTIILITHKMAEIKEVADRATIIRKGTYVGTYDVKKTSASKLAEAMVGRKIVEIKNNHKPNNNENLIVIEDLNVKKHSNNKVLGLKNFSTSIKAGEILGIAGVEGNGQIELAEAISGMVKVESGKIYVKDKNIVNESISKRYNEHKMGFIPEDRHKFGLVLDANLITNVALQDISTKKYSKRGFINKTAMQTKTQQIISKFDVRNADAGFAIARQLSGGNQQKMIIGRELSRENNFIIIFQPTRGLDVGSIEFIHAEILKAKEEGKAILLISYELSEILQLSDRILVLNSGEIVGEVSGKEATREIVGKMMVSSVVE; encoded by the coding sequence ATGAATAATATTAATGCTGTAGAAATGAAAAATATTTCAATGATTTTTAATAAAAAAATCGTTGCTAACAAAAACATTAATCTAGAAGTTAAAAAAGGCGAAGTTCATGCGTTAATGGGTGAGAACGGTGCAGGTAAATCAACATTAATGTCAATCCTTTTTGGTATATATGAACCAACAGAAGGAAATATATTTATAAATGGAAAAGAAGAAATCATTTCATCACCAGTTAAAGCAACAAAGCTTGGGATTGGTATGGTACACCAACACTTTAAATTAGTAGATATTTTTCCAGTTTGAAAAAATATAATATTAGGATCAGAAGAAACTAAATATAAACAAATTATTAATAAGAAAAAGATAATTGAAGATTTAACTAAAATAATGACTGAGTACAATCTTGAAGTAGATTTAAATGCTAAAGTTAAAGATATTTCAGTTGGTATGAAGCAAAGAGTTGAGATATTGAAAATCCTTTATAGAAAAGCTGAAATAATGGTATTTGATGAACCAACAGCAGTTTTAACACCTATAGAAATTGATGGTCTTTTAAAAGTTATTAAAGAGTTAAAAGAAATGGGTAAAACTATAATTTTAATTACACATAAAATGGCAGAAATTAAAGAAGTTGCTGATAGAGCTACAATCATTAGAAAAGGTACATACGTAGGTACATACGATGTTAAAAAAACTTCTGCAAGCAAATTAGCAGAAGCAATGGTTGGAAGAAAAATAGTTGAAATAAAAAATAATCATAAACCAAATAATAACGAAAACCTAATTGTTATTGAAGATTTAAATGTAAAAAAACATAGTAATAATAAAGTACTAGGTTTAAAAAATTTTTCAACATCAATTAAAGCAGGAGAAATTCTTGGTATAGCTGGTGTTGAAGGAAATGGTCAAATTGAATTAGCTGAAGCCATCAGCGGAATGGTCAAGGTTGAAAGTGGAAAAATTTATGTTAAAGATAAAAACATAGTTAATGAATCAATTAGTAAAAGATATAATGAACATAAAATGGGATTTATACCAGAAGATAGACATAAGTTTGGATTAGTATTAGATGCTAATTTAATAACAAACGTGGCTCTTCAAGATATTTCAACAAAAAAATATAGTAAACGTGGTTTTATTAATAAAACAGCAATGCAAACAAAAACACAACAAATAATAAGTAAATTTGATGTTAGAAATGCTGATGCAGGCTTTGCAATAGCAAGACAATTATCTGGTGGTAATCAACAAAAAATGATTATAGGTAGAGAACTATCGAGAGAAAATAATTTTATAATTATTTTCCAACCGACAAGAGGGTTAGACGTAGGATCAATTGAGTTTATACATGCTGAAATTTTAAAAGCAAAAGAAGAAGGAAAAGCAATTTTATTAATTTCATATGAATTATCTGAAATATTGCAATTGTCAGATCGCATTTTAGTTTTAAACTCAGGTGAAATAGTTGGTGAAGTTTCAGGTAAGGAAGCAACAAGAGAAATAGTAGGGAAAATGATGGTTTCATCAGTAGTGGAGTAA
- a CDS encoding ABC transporter permease: MKKINQWKFKTKSIAYIKSTTFKTKTSYVKVSFISIILGLLCGIIFLYCFGMNGFGFIFSSIIKPFASPVEPEGTIILLAVFILLGLGLALGFRIKLFNMGGSGQAIGGLLITYLFLNAITGGADFSNLPAGYGILLFLIFIVSGAIVSSLTGILKVLFNIHEVATSIVINWILWYLLKYVLFIKFDTQLNSPNLPEVFGSQLWVFAIVFAIASIIIVFVVCETTTVGYKYKVVGMQSTAAKYAGIKTNTFIIGVTALQGVFISAAGFFYYFGLKSNISVANDIMPLLGFDGIPIALVAFNNFLGIIPIAILWAVLKDGIQLTMNSPQYMGLPSETSDLLFGIIILFSTMYLLLMKINVTNYICTIIHKFKNPNFKSEIQIINSKIRKLKKQKHFILQNKEFNSEKTKIKELKSNLKTTTDVEKLKEELSNLIYEYNEAKTFKISKIKNEIKDLKMEKKSLINKTLEAYNKNSINGLKKVYEGKYSSTTFPILDQVVLIESEIQNINEELKNATNENFEKLLKEKNKLEEKANSLIQKQELQIKEFKNNFALTKQEAKKYLKDIKQNYKIEIKKLESKSASKTFRKLKIKKLKIDLIEKQMEVVKLYGSNI, from the coding sequence ATGAAAAAAATTAATCAATGAAAATTTAAAACAAAATCAATTGCTTACATAAAATCAACAACATTTAAAACAAAAACATCTTATGTTAAAGTTTCATTTATATCAATAATTCTTGGTTTATTATGTGGAATCATTTTCCTATATTGTTTTGGTATGAATGGTTTTGGGTTTATTTTTAGCAGTATAATTAAACCATTTGCCTCACCAGTAGAACCAGAAGGTACAATTATTTTACTAGCAGTGTTTATATTGTTAGGTCTAGGTTTAGCCTTAGGTTTTAGAATTAAATTATTTAACATGGGAGGAAGCGGTCAAGCAATTGGTGGTTTATTAATTACTTATTTATTCCTTAATGCAATAACAGGAGGAGCAGATTTCTCTAATTTACCTGCTGGATATGGAATTTTATTATTCTTGATATTTATAGTTTCAGGAGCTATAGTTTCTTCACTAACGGGTATATTAAAAGTTTTATTCAACATTCATGAGGTAGCAACTTCAATTGTTATCAACTGAATTTTATGATACTTACTTAAATATGTATTGTTTATTAAATTTGATACTCAATTGAATTCGCCTAACTTGCCAGAAGTTTTTGGTTCTCAATTATGAGTATTTGCAATTGTATTTGCAATTGCTTCAATAATAATTGTTTTTGTAGTTTGTGAAACTACAACAGTTGGGTATAAATATAAAGTTGTTGGAATGCAATCAACAGCTGCTAAGTATGCAGGAATTAAAACAAATACATTTATCATAGGTGTTACTGCGTTACAAGGGGTGTTTATATCTGCTGCAGGGTTCTTCTACTACTTTGGTTTAAAAAGTAATATATCAGTAGCAAATGACATTATGCCATTATTAGGATTTGATGGTATACCAATAGCATTAGTTGCGTTTAATAATTTCTTAGGAATAATTCCAATTGCTATATTATGAGCAGTATTAAAAGATGGTATTCAATTAACAATGAACTCTCCACAATATATGGGTCTTCCATCAGAAACTTCAGATCTATTATTTGGGATTATAATTTTATTCTCAACAATGTATCTATTACTAATGAAAATAAATGTAACAAATTATATTTGTACAATAATTCACAAATTTAAAAATCCAAATTTTAAATCAGAGATTCAAATTATCAATTCAAAAATAAGAAAACTTAAAAAACAAAAACATTTCATATTACAGAATAAAGAATTCAATTCAGAAAAAACAAAAATAAAAGAATTAAAATCAAATTTAAAAACAACAACAGATGTTGAAAAATTGAAAGAAGAATTAAGTAATCTAATCTATGAATATAATGAAGCAAAAACATTTAAAATTTCAAAAATTAAAAATGAAATAAAAGATTTGAAAATGGAAAAAAAATCATTGATCAACAAAACATTAGAAGCATATAATAAAAACTCAATCAATGGATTAAAAAAAGTTTATGAAGGTAAATACAGTTCCACAACGTTTCCTATTTTAGATCAAGTAGTTTTAATAGAATCAGAGATTCAAAACATAAATGAAGAATTGAAAAATGCTACAAATGAAAATTTTGAAAAATTGTTAAAAGAAAAAAATAAATTAGAAGAAAAAGCCAATTCTTTAATTCAAAAACAAGAATTACAAATTAAAGAATTTAAGAATAATTTTGCTTTAACAAAACAAGAAGCAAAAAAATACTTAAAAGATATTAAGCAAAATTACAAAATTGAAATCAAAAAACTAGAATCAAAATCAGCTTCTAAAACTTTTAGAAAATTAAAAATAAAAAAATTAAAAATAGACTTAATAGAAAAACAAATGGAGGTAGTAAAACTTTATGGAAGCAATATTTAG
- a CDS encoding ABC transporter permease produces MEAIFSLAIGFFVVFTLGAISGMFSERSGVVNLGIEGFMTIGALAYVSFCFMVKKTTNNYEDLHILYLVIGAIFSMVVAGIFSLLQTLMVLKLKTDQIISGTVINLLAQGIALFIVHIQGFGTGGTVLGSISPKLISFNYFIFYAIFTLFVTVSIGLYFTFTKVGTRHIAAGENPQALDAAGVKVNKYRFICITISGAISGLAGTMFVITQSLQNFNGSVQGLGFIALAIMIIGQWRVSLIVMFSIIFSIMFSIGQKITGLNSLPRALPFIMSIVVMVIASKWSSPPQASGVPFDKTLR; encoded by the coding sequence ATGGAAGCAATATTTAGTTTAGCAATAGGTTTCTTTGTTGTTTTTACATTGGGAGCTATCTCGGGAATGTTTTCTGAAAGATCAGGAGTTGTAAATTTAGGTATTGAAGGATTTATGACAATTGGTGCCTTAGCATACGTATCATTTTGCTTTATGGTTAAGAAGACTACAAATAATTATGAAGATTTACACATTCTTTATTTAGTAATTGGTGCTATATTCTCAATGGTTGTTGCTGGAATATTTTCATTGCTACAAACATTAATGGTATTAAAATTAAAAACAGATCAAATTATTTCAGGAACAGTAATTAACTTACTTGCTCAAGGGATTGCATTATTTATAGTTCACATTCAAGGATTTGGCACTGGTGGAACTGTTTTAGGTTCAATTAGCCCTAAGCTGATATCATTTAACTATTTCATATTTTATGCCATATTTACATTATTTGTCACAGTTAGCATTGGTTTATATTTTACTTTTACAAAAGTTGGAACAAGACATATAGCCGCTGGTGAAAATCCACAAGCTTTAGATGCAGCTGGAGTTAAAGTTAATAAATATAGATTTATTTGCATTACTATTTCAGGGGCAATCTCAGGTTTAGCTGGAACAATGTTTGTTATTACACAATCATTACAAAACTTCAATGGAAGCGTTCAAGGATTGGGATTCATCGCATTAGCAATTATGATAATTGGTCAATGAAGAGTAAGTTTAATTGTTATGTTTTCAATAATATTTTCAATAATGTTCAGTATTGGACAAAAAATAACAGGTTTAAACTCATTGCCAAGAGCACTTCCATTTATCATGTCAATTGTTGTTATGGTAATTGCTTCAAAATGATCATCACCGCCTCAAGCTAGTGGTGTACCATTTGATAAAACTTTAAGATAA
- the deoD gene encoding purine-nucleoside phosphorylase, which yields MTPHISAKKEDIAKTVLMPGDPLRAKKIAETYLENVKLVNEVRNMFMYTGTYKGVEVTIAGSGMGCPSIGIYSYELYNFYDVENIIRIGSAGSYKEEIKVYDVYNVKEAYGDSNYAKLAANIDDKVIKAGTELYSLIENVAKDKNIKTLTGRAHSADVFYRHDDITEFVKENELDVVEMESVALFANAIKAKKQAACLLTISDNLVTKEITTAEERQNNFMQMVEIALEVAVKTNKNN from the coding sequence ATGACACCACACATTAGTGCTAAAAAAGAAGATATTGCAAAAACAGTTTTAATGCCTGGGGATCCATTAAGAGCTAAAAAAATTGCTGAAACATATTTAGAAAATGTTAAATTAGTTAATGAAGTTAGAAATATGTTTATGTATACTGGAACTTACAAAGGTGTAGAAGTAACTATAGCTGGAAGTGGAATGGGATGCCCAAGTATTGGAATTTATTCATACGAACTATACAATTTCTATGATGTTGAAAATATTATTAGAATTGGATCAGCAGGAAGTTACAAAGAAGAAATTAAAGTTTATGATGTTTATAATGTTAAAGAAGCTTATGGTGATAGTAACTATGCTAAATTAGCTGCTAATATTGATGATAAAGTTATTAAAGCAGGAACTGAACTTTATTCATTAATTGAAAATGTTGCTAAAGACAAAAACATAAAAACTCTTACAGGAAGAGCTCACTCAGCTGATGTATTCTATCGACATGATGATATTACTGAATTTGTAAAGGAAAATGAATTAGACGTTGTTGAAATGGAATCTGTAGCATTATTTGCTAATGCTATTAAGGCTAAAAAGCAAGCAGCATGTTTATTAACAATTTCAGACAACTTAGTAACAAAAGAAATTACAACAGCTGAAGAAAGACAAAATAACTTCATGCAAATGGTTGAAATTGCTTTAGAGGTAGCAGTTAAAACAAATAAAAATAATTAA